The proteins below come from a single Aquarana catesbeiana isolate 2022-GZ linkage group LG12, ASM4218655v1, whole genome shotgun sequence genomic window:
- the LOC141113760 gene encoding gastrin/cholecystokinin-like peptide — translation MDKKVCVSILLAMLAIAVLCRPMTELESARHGAQRKNSISDVSRRDLLASLTHEQKQLIMSQLLPELLSELSNAEDHLHPMRDRDYAGWMDFGRRSSEVTES, via the exons ATGGACAAGAAGGTTTGTGTTAGTATTCTGCTAGCCATGCTTGCCATAGCAGTCTTGTGCAGGCCAATGACAGAGCTAGAATCAGCAAGACACGGAGCTCAAAGGAAGAACTCAATTTCTGATGTCAGCAGACGGGACCTCCTAGCATCCCTGACCCATGAACAGAAGCAGCTGATCATGTCACAGCTTCTCCCCGAACTACTTTCAG AACTCTCCAATGCTGAGGACCATCTTCACCCCATGCGTGACCGGGACTATGCCGGATGGATGGATTTTGGCCGCAGAAGTTCAGAAGTCACAGAATCTTAA